In Carassius carassius chromosome 5, fCarCar2.1, whole genome shotgun sequence, one genomic interval encodes:
- the LOC132140792 gene encoding uncharacterized protein LOC132140792 produces MFADSAWPQENSLKQLEARQFSQRTKDSHDLHVQNLLESDTRSNHFGVKASCVLRDSLDYFHPITGFPPDVLHDLLEGIVPVELSLCIKTMIQMKYFTLEYLNQKIASFPYQHTDKVDRPHPIPKTFLSRRTIGGNGHENATLLRLLPLLVGSVVPEGDGAWTVLMELKEVVQLALCPSFTDETLDYFQSKISDHKQVLLKTFPEFNLRPKHHYVEHYPTMIKCFGPLVHVWTMRFEAKHRFFKRVVHDAQNFKNILKTMAVRHQHMMAYHFAAPSFFNPETQASSVDSVLVSALPEVAQLHIRILTTSDTVYQTSKVTINGTDYVCGMFLSVGESGGLPRFCRVEHIYLVNSTISFLCSDCESWFLEHLGSYELSPSQTSLSIHLTSDLNDSVPLSAYEVEGSLLLTPKRIIQIKQASA; encoded by the exons ATGTTTGCAGATTCTGCTTGGCCACAAGAGAACAGTTTAAAGCAACTTGAAGCCAGGCAGTTTTCTCAAAGAACCAAAGACAGCCATGACCTTCATGTACAAAACCTTCTGGAAAGTGACACTAGGTCCAACCACTTTGGTGTTAAAGCTAGTTGTGTCTTGCGTGACTCCCTGGATTACTTTCATCCAATCACAGGCTTTCCTCCAGATGTACTTCATGATCTTCTGGAAGGAATAGTTCCTGTGGAGCTTTCTCTCTGCATTAAGACTATGATCCAGATGAAGTACTTCACTTTAGAGTATTTGAACCAAAAGATTGCATCATTCCCATATCAGCACACTGATAAAGTGGATAGACCTCATCCAATTCCCAAAACATTTTTGTCTCGACGAACGATAGGAGGGAATGGACATGAAAATGCAACTCTGCTCCGACTGCTTCCATTACTTGTAGGCAGTGTAGTACCAGAAGGTGATGGTGCATGGACAGTTTTGATGGAACTGAAAGAGGTAGTGCAGTTAGCATTATGCCCATCATTTACTGATGAAACCTTAGACTATTTTCAGTCCAAAATCAGTGATCATAAGCAAGTACTGCTGAAAACGTTCCCAGAGTTTAACCTTCGTCCTAAACATCACTACGTGGAGCATTACCCCACCATGATCAAGTGCTTTGGGCCCCTGGTGCATGTTTGGACAATGCGATTTGAGGCCAAACACCGTTTTTTTAAACGAGTGGTGCATGACGCTCAAAacttcaaaaatattttgaagacaaTGGCAGTCAGACACCAACACATGATGGCATACCATTTTGCTGCCCCATCATTTTTCAACCCTGAAACACAAGCGTCCAGTGTTGACTCTGTTCTGGTTTCAGCTCTACCAGAAGTAGCTCAGCTACACATCAGAATACTAACAACTAGTGACACAGTCTACCAGACATCAAAGGTTACCATCAATGGCACAGACTATGTCTGTGGAATGTTTTTGTCTGTCGGAGAGAGTGGTGGACTACCTAGGTTTTGCAGAGTAGAACACATCTACCTTGTCAATAGCACCATTTCATTCCTTTGTTCTGATTGTGAGTCCTGGTTTTTAGAACATCTTGGATCCTATGAGCTGTCACCTTCACAGACAAGTCTGTCAATCCACCTAACATCTGACTTAAACGATTCAGTCCCTCTCTCTGCATACGAGGTAGAAGGCTCGCTTCTGTTGACACCCAAGAGaatcatacaaataaaacaagccAGTG CATAA